A single region of the Nitrosomonas sp. Is79A3 genome encodes:
- a CDS encoding uroporphyrinogen-III synthase, which yields MLANKQLDGINILVTRPIHQSVFLAEGIRAIGGNPILLPVLEITDVKDLNPLLDLIGRLDEFDWAIFVSPNAVNKAMQLIGKQRILPSHLRFAAVGKGSADALKHYGINEVLVPVEHFDSEALLQQEQLQNMAGKRVVIFRGNGGRELLGDTLIQRGALLEYAECYQRRKPDIDTTSLIAAWSQGEIHAVIITSSEGLHNLFDIIGKLGQQLLKSTPVFTTHERIARTAKELGLGKIVKAMSAGDEGLLESLQAYFKVTGKYTV from the coding sequence TTGCTTGCAAATAAACAGTTAGACGGTATTAATATTCTAGTTACTCGTCCAATACATCAATCGGTTTTTCTGGCAGAAGGTATTCGCGCTATCGGTGGTAATCCAATTCTACTTCCGGTACTCGAAATAACTGATGTAAAAGATTTAAATCCATTACTAGATCTAATTGGCCGCTTAGATGAATTCGATTGGGCGATATTTGTCAGTCCTAATGCTGTCAACAAAGCAATGCAGTTAATAGGCAAGCAACGTATATTGCCATCTCATTTGAGATTTGCCGCTGTCGGTAAAGGCAGTGCAGATGCTTTAAAGCATTATGGCATCAACGAGGTACTCGTTCCAGTCGAGCATTTTGATAGTGAAGCATTACTGCAGCAGGAGCAATTGCAAAACATGGCTGGCAAACGGGTTGTTATTTTTCGTGGTAACGGTGGCAGGGAGTTACTGGGAGATACGCTCATTCAGCGTGGCGCACTTCTCGAATACGCAGAATGCTACCAGCGCAGGAAGCCAGATATCGATACTACGTCACTAATTGCTGCTTGGTCGCAAGGCGAGATACACGCCGTGATTATCACGAGCAGCGAAGGATTGCATAATTTATTTGACATAATAGGCAAGCTTGGCCAACAATTACTGAAATCGACCCCGGTTTTTACAACTCATGAACGCATAGCCCGGACAGCGAAAGAATTGGGGCTGGGAAAAATCGTAAAAGCTATGTCTGCTGGAGATGAAGGTTTGCTGGAAAGCCTGCAAGCGTACTTTAAGGTAACCGGGAAATATACAGTTTAG
- a CDS encoding heme biosynthesis HemY N-terminal domain-containing protein has translation MKLILWLLALFAAAVAVTLAAKNMTGRALLEMPPYQIELSLDHFIIGVIAAFFIFYIVVRIILGIFGFSRRHRHKKTDEMLLSGLKAYFEGDFVKAQRNTAIALKLADSSTAQAICAVIAARSANKLDEITARDQYLRTALHQAPDEKSLCLATKTEFLLNDRRYEEALKTLQSLYADGGLQSTVVLQLELEAQQQAGNWDAVIELTEILAKRQSANKTLVRELKHHAQIENIRSKASDLQLLNQYWQHISPMEKMDSKLSVAAARAYISLGNCTIANRIIEQNVPITWDDELIELYAECLDYHVNRQIECAEVWLKSQPNNSQLLLTLGKLCTYCELWGKAQNYLEASLSVEPGHKAHFALAQLNEKLGKHELAMNHYNKGLELTLKQLS, from the coding sequence ATGAAACTAATACTCTGGCTATTGGCACTATTTGCTGCTGCTGTAGCTGTTACACTCGCGGCAAAAAACATGACGGGCCGTGCTCTGTTGGAGATGCCACCCTACCAAATAGAGCTATCACTTGATCACTTTATTATTGGGGTAATTGCTGCATTTTTTATTTTCTACATTGTAGTCCGGATTATTCTGGGAATATTTGGATTCAGTCGACGGCATCGCCATAAAAAAACAGACGAAATGCTATTGTCTGGATTGAAAGCTTATTTTGAGGGCGATTTTGTTAAAGCCCAAAGAAATACAGCCATTGCATTAAAGTTAGCTGATTCATCGACGGCCCAAGCAATTTGCGCTGTCATTGCAGCTCGTTCGGCAAATAAGCTTGATGAAATCACAGCGCGAGATCAATATCTGCGCACTGCACTCCATCAAGCACCCGATGAAAAATCGTTATGCCTTGCCACTAAAACTGAATTTCTATTGAATGATCGGCGTTACGAAGAAGCGCTTAAAACGTTGCAATCATTGTACGCGGATGGCGGTTTACAATCGACTGTTGTTTTACAACTGGAGCTGGAAGCGCAACAACAAGCTGGGAATTGGGATGCAGTCATTGAGTTAACTGAAATCCTTGCGAAACGTCAGTCAGCCAATAAAACGTTAGTAAGGGAATTAAAACATCACGCACAAATAGAAAATATTAGAAGCAAAGCTTCTGATTTACAGTTACTAAACCAGTATTGGCAGCACATATCACCGATGGAGAAAATGGATAGCAAGCTTTCTGTTGCTGCTGCGCGGGCCTACATCTCATTAGGAAATTGCACGATTGCAAATCGGATTATAGAACAAAATGTTCCCATTACATGGGATGACGAATTGATTGAACTCTATGCGGAATGTCTAGATTATCATGTTAATAGACAGATCGAGTGTGCTGAAGTTTGGCTTAAATCACAACCCAATAACTCACAATTGTTATTGACACTCGGTAAACTTTGCACCTACTGTGAGCTTTGGGGTAAAGCGCAAAATTATTTGGAAGCCAGCTTGTCTGTTGAACCGGGGCATAAAGCGCATTTTGCTTTAGCTCAACTTAATGAGAAATTAGGTAAACACGAATTAGCTATGAATCATTATAATAAAGGGCTTGAATTGACACTTAAACAACTTAGTTAA
- a CDS encoding CDP-6-deoxy-delta-3,4-glucoseen reductase, whose product MSYQIIIKPSDHALKVESGETILEAALREGFSLPYGCRNGSCGICKGTIIQGAVDYGHPSEEALTEDEKQAGKALFCCASPLTDLVIECHEIGATKDIEIKTLPCRVHNLELVAPDVMVISLKLPTNQRLQFLAGQYIDILLKDGKRRSFSLANAPHDDEFLQLHARNYPGGAFTEHVFTHMRVKDILRFTGPLGSFFLRDAPEDTSIIFLASGTGFAPIKSILEHIFHQENGRYKKMRMTLYWGARKRADLYLADLADKWQQQHKNFTFVPVLSEPLPTDNWEGRIGLVHEAVMQDYRSLIKHQVYACGAPAMVKAAYHDFTNLRNLPKDAFFSDVFTPSTSNPQVVQES is encoded by the coding sequence ATGTCGTATCAAATCATTATTAAACCCAGCGATCATGCTCTAAAAGTAGAGTCAGGAGAAACAATTCTTGAAGCAGCCCTCCGTGAAGGTTTCTCGCTGCCTTATGGCTGTCGCAATGGTTCCTGTGGGATTTGTAAAGGAACAATCATACAAGGAGCAGTAGACTATGGCCACCCTAGTGAAGAAGCCTTAACTGAAGACGAAAAGCAAGCCGGTAAAGCATTATTTTGCTGTGCTTCTCCATTAACGGATCTGGTTATTGAATGTCATGAAATCGGTGCCACTAAGGATATTGAAATTAAAACATTACCGTGCCGTGTACATAATCTTGAGCTTGTCGCTCCTGATGTGATGGTTATTTCTCTAAAACTTCCTACTAATCAGCGTTTGCAGTTTTTAGCAGGCCAATATATCGATATCTTGCTCAAAGATGGAAAACGCCGGAGTTTTTCTTTAGCAAATGCACCACATGATGATGAGTTTTTACAATTACATGCACGTAATTATCCTGGAGGCGCATTTACTGAACATGTTTTTACACACATGAGAGTCAAAGATATTCTTCGCTTCACAGGACCTCTAGGATCATTCTTTCTACGCGATGCTCCCGAGGATACTTCCATTATCTTTCTGGCGAGCGGCACAGGGTTTGCGCCAATCAAAAGTATTCTTGAACATATTTTTCATCAAGAGAACGGTCGATACAAAAAAATGAGAATGACACTCTACTGGGGTGCTCGCAAAAGAGCTGATCTATATTTAGCGGATTTAGCAGATAAGTGGCAACAACAGCACAAGAATTTCACTTTTGTCCCTGTGCTGTCTGAGCCCTTACCAACCGACAACTGGGAAGGGAGGATAGGTTTGGTACATGAAGCTGTCATGCAAGATTATCGCAGTTTGATAAAACATCAGGTATATGCCTGTGGCGCCCCAGCTATGGTAAAAGCTGCATACCACGACTTTACCAATCTTCGCAATTTGCCGAAAGATGCTTTTTTCTCGGATGTATTTACACCCTCAACCAGCAATCCCCAAGTTGTACAGGAATCTTAG
- a CDS encoding SDR family oxidoreductase, with amino-acid sequence MKKTLLIVGCGDIALRAVPLLQTHYRMLGLYRNLDNADHLRLHGIIPIYGNLDLPRSLEKLAGIAQLVLHLAPPPSQGLYDRRTTHLLSALTRRTKKRTLILPQRLIYISTSGVYGDCHGELINETYPVHPESGRAIRRIDAERQIRNWGKRNHIPVSILRVPGIYAENRLPLTRLREGHPALLDTEDGYTNHIHADDLARIIYAALQHAKPNRIYHTCDDSHLKMGEYFDLVADHFGLPRPLRITRNQAQEQISPTMLSFMKESRRLNNLRMKKELHVSLLYPTVYDGIKSVHTESQ; translated from the coding sequence ATGAAAAAAACACTATTAATTGTTGGTTGCGGTGATATTGCCTTACGAGCAGTGCCACTATTACAAACGCATTATCGAATGCTCGGTTTATATCGTAATTTGGATAACGCTGACCATTTAAGGTTGCATGGTATTATCCCAATTTACGGAAATCTTGACCTACCGAGAAGTCTTGAGAAACTCGCTGGGATTGCACAATTAGTTCTTCATTTGGCCCCACCGCCCAGCCAAGGATTATACGATCGCAGGACTACGCATCTGCTGTCAGCATTAACCAGACGAACAAAAAAACGCACGTTAATTTTACCACAACGACTCATTTATATCAGTACCAGCGGGGTTTATGGCGATTGCCACGGAGAGTTAATAAACGAAACGTACCCAGTTCACCCGGAGAGCGGTCGAGCAATACGGCGCATCGATGCTGAAAGACAGATACGTAATTGGGGAAAGCGGAATCATATTCCTGTTTCCATTTTACGCGTACCGGGGATTTATGCAGAAAACAGATTGCCACTAACACGCTTGCGAGAAGGTCATCCGGCATTATTGGATACTGAAGACGGTTATACCAATCATATTCATGCGGATGATCTCGCTCGAATAATTTATGCTGCTTTGCAACATGCAAAGCCAAATAGAATCTATCATACCTGTGATGACTCGCATCTGAAAATGGGGGAATATTTTGATTTGGTTGCGGATCATTTTGGTTTGCCGCGACCCCTTCGTATCACCCGCAATCAAGCTCAAGAACAGATATCACCTACGATGCTATCTTTCATGAAAGAGTCCAGGCGGCTTAATAATCTAAGAATGAAAAAAGAGTTGCACGTCAGCTTGTTGTACCCAACAGTTTATGATGGCATTAAATCTGTTCATACGGAGAGCCAATAA
- a CDS encoding type II secretion system F family protein, whose product MATVTAHTENKIKEINYSWEGKDRAGKQIKGEMRAAGTVIVTSTLRRQGIKVTKIKKTQAGGKITDKDITLFTRQLATMMKSGVPLLQAFDIVGRGHSNRALSKLLLDIKADVETGSNLTDAFRKYPLYFDALYCNLVGAGEAAGILDHILDRLATYKEKIQAIKGKIKSALFYPISIIVVAFVITAVIMIFVIPAFKDLFEGFGAELPAPTLLVMTISNFFVAYWWAILGVLGGGIYAFLYTWKRSISMQRVMDRFALKLPIFGEVIRKATIARWSRTLSTMFAAGVPLVESLDSVAGAAGNHIYFEATKNIQIEVSTGNSLTSSMAGTNVFPNMVIQMVAIGEEAGSLDSMLSKIADFYEAEVDDAVAALSSLMEPIIMVVLGTLIGGMVIAMYLPIFKMGMVVN is encoded by the coding sequence ATGGCAACTGTGACAGCGCACACAGAAAATAAAATAAAAGAAATTAATTATTCGTGGGAAGGAAAGGACCGAGCTGGTAAACAGATAAAAGGTGAAATGCGCGCTGCTGGGACAGTCATTGTTACTTCTACGTTACGCCGCCAGGGTATCAAAGTTACAAAAATAAAGAAAACTCAGGCTGGTGGCAAAATTACTGATAAGGATATTACGTTATTTACCCGTCAGCTGGCTACCATGATGAAATCTGGTGTCCCGCTGCTACAAGCCTTCGATATAGTGGGCAGAGGGCACAGCAACCGAGCCTTGAGTAAACTACTATTGGATATTAAAGCCGATGTAGAAACTGGTAGTAATTTGACAGATGCATTTCGCAAATACCCACTTTACTTCGATGCATTATATTGTAATCTAGTGGGAGCGGGAGAAGCTGCCGGTATTCTGGACCATATTTTAGATCGTTTAGCAACCTACAAAGAAAAAATTCAAGCCATCAAGGGAAAAATTAAATCAGCACTTTTTTACCCTATTTCGATTATCGTGGTTGCTTTTGTTATTACTGCGGTCATCATGATTTTTGTAATCCCTGCCTTTAAAGATCTATTCGAAGGATTTGGCGCTGAATTGCCCGCGCCAACGCTTCTTGTAATGACCATTTCAAATTTCTTCGTCGCTTATTGGTGGGCCATTTTAGGTGTTCTGGGTGGTGGAATTTATGCTTTTTTGTATACTTGGAAGCGTTCGATCTCAATGCAACGTGTTATGGATCGTTTTGCACTTAAGCTGCCTATCTTCGGAGAAGTAATTCGTAAAGCCACGATTGCACGCTGGTCGCGTACGCTTTCAACTATGTTTGCTGCAGGTGTTCCTCTGGTAGAGTCATTGGATTCTGTGGCGGGTGCGGCAGGGAATCATATTTATTTTGAAGCCACAAAGAACATACAAATTGAAGTCAGTACAGGCAATAGTTTGACGTCTTCTATGGCCGGCACCAATGTATTTCCGAATATGGTGATTCAAATGGTCGCCATCGGTGAAGAGGCCGGTTCACTTGATTCCATGTTAAGTAAAATTGCTGATTTCTACGAAGCAGAAGTCGATGATGCAGTTGCTGCACTGTCAAGCTTGATGGAACCCATCATCATGGTTGTATTGGGAACACTAATTGGTGGTATGGTTATTGCTATGTATTTGCCCATCTTTAAAATGGGTATGGTTGTTAATTAA
- a CDS encoding A24 family peptidase produces MPLLSMLQDMPAFFVSFVAIIGLMIGSFLNVVIYRLPEMMKRNWLQQCAELHGEANKALPTFNLITPRSECIHCKHKITAWENIPIVSYLFLHGRCSQCHARISLRYPIVEAVTALLSGFVAWYYGYGVITIAVLIFVWALITLAVIDLNTQLLPDDITLPLLWVGLLVNMNNGFTDIQSAVIGAVAGYLSLWSIYWCFKLLTGKEGMGYGDFKLLSAIGAWLGWSMLPLVILFSSLVGAIAGIGLMLAARLNKNIPIPFGPYLVGGAFIALFWGEKLNHSYYGLF; encoded by the coding sequence ATGCCATTACTATCCATGCTGCAAGATATGCCTGCTTTCTTTGTTTCATTTGTCGCAATAATCGGATTAATGATCGGCAGTTTTCTAAACGTAGTGATATATCGTCTGCCTGAAATGATGAAAAGAAATTGGCTGCAGCAATGCGCGGAGCTGCATGGTGAAGCGAACAAAGCATTGCCAACATTTAACTTGATTACCCCGCGTTCAGAATGTATCCATTGCAAACATAAAATAACCGCATGGGAAAATATTCCTATTGTTAGCTATCTTTTTCTACATGGGCGTTGCTCTCAGTGTCATGCAAGGATTTCACTGCGTTATCCTATTGTAGAAGCAGTAACAGCCCTTCTGAGCGGTTTTGTTGCCTGGTACTATGGTTATGGTGTGATAACCATTGCGGTATTGATTTTTGTGTGGGCACTCATAACCCTTGCTGTCATTGATTTGAATACGCAATTGCTGCCGGATGATATAACGTTACCACTATTATGGGTGGGCTTACTGGTTAATATGAACAACGGTTTTACTGATATTCAATCTGCGGTTATTGGCGCTGTAGCAGGCTATCTTTCCTTGTGGTCAATTTACTGGTGCTTTAAACTTCTAACGGGTAAAGAAGGTATGGGCTATGGCGATTTTAAATTGCTGTCTGCCATTGGCGCGTGGCTTGGTTGGAGCATGCTTCCGCTGGTCATTCTGTTTTCATCGCTGGTGGGTGCGATTGCCGGTATTGGGTTAATGTTAGCAGCTAGACTCAATAAGAACATTCCCATTCCATTCGGTCCTTATCTGGTTGGCGGGGCATTTATTGCTCTATTTTGGGGAGAAAAGCTAAATCATTCTTATTATGGTTTATTCTGA
- the coaE gene encoding dephospho-CoA kinase (Dephospho-CoA kinase (CoaE) performs the final step in coenzyme A biosynthesis.), translating to MTFIVGLTGGIGCGKSSASQFFLDLGIDVVDTDVIARNLTQPHGLAINPIRNAFQDSMIAADGSLDREKMRNLIFSDNDSRFKLENILHPLILKETIQKIAQTKSSYIIIVVPLLFETNDYDNIIQRILIVDCEEQQQISRTISRSNLSEQQVRAIMATQISRKERLQKADDVMINNQDIDYLKAQVIQLHHKYLNLAESKRDARI from the coding sequence ATGACTTTTATCGTCGGATTGACCGGAGGGATTGGTTGTGGAAAATCCAGTGCCAGTCAGTTTTTTTTAGATTTAGGTATTGACGTTGTGGACACCGATGTAATTGCTCGAAACTTAACCCAGCCTCATGGCTTAGCCATTAACCCAATTCGTAATGCCTTCCAAGATAGTATGATTGCAGCAGATGGTTCTTTGGATAGGGAAAAAATGCGTAACCTGATTTTTTCGGATAATGATTCACGGTTCAAGCTCGAAAATATTCTACACCCCCTCATTCTTAAAGAAACTATTCAGAAAATTGCACAAACCAAGTCTTCCTACATCATAATCGTCGTTCCCTTGTTATTTGAAACGAATGATTATGACAATATTATTCAACGTATTCTGATTGTCGATTGTGAGGAGCAGCAGCAAATTTCGCGTACCATCTCGCGCAGTAATTTGTCTGAGCAACAGGTAAGGGCGATTATGGCAACACAGATTTCGCGAAAAGAGCGCTTACAGAAAGCTGATGATGTTATGATTAATAATCAGGATATTGATTACCTGAAAGCACAGGTAATTCAGCTGCACCATAAATATCTTAATCTTGCAGAGAGTAAACGGGATGCTAGGATATAA
- the zapD gene encoding cell division protein ZapD, translating to MICYEHPLNERIRTLLRLEDLFNKIDFFSIKDTATEHHASLIALFEVLEITSRADIKSDLLQELERQKQILEMLRRNPDVSEVALDIVLNDIKSTFREMLDFPGKVGEHLRENEWLMAIKQRIGIPGGCCVFDLPSYHYWLNLDPVHRHKDFNEWLTPFQPIRNAFGIVLHLLRKSGRTLQVVANQGIFQQTGSEYSAHMLRLNLSDQLPCVPEISANKYALNIRFIPTQSGQRNKVYEGDVTFELTFCNL from the coding sequence GTGATTTGTTACGAACACCCGCTTAATGAACGTATCCGTACTCTTCTGCGACTTGAGGATTTATTCAATAAAATTGATTTCTTTTCAATTAAAGATACCGCTACTGAGCATCATGCCTCGCTCATCGCATTATTTGAGGTGCTTGAAATTACCAGTCGCGCAGATATTAAATCAGATTTATTACAAGAACTTGAACGACAAAAGCAGATACTTGAGATGTTACGCAGGAATCCGGATGTTTCTGAGGTAGCGCTCGATATTGTGCTCAATGACATAAAAAGCACCTTCCGGGAAATGCTGGATTTTCCCGGCAAGGTTGGAGAGCATTTGCGGGAGAACGAATGGCTAATGGCAATCAAGCAGCGAATTGGGATACCGGGCGGTTGCTGTGTATTTGATTTACCATCTTATCATTATTGGTTGAACTTGGATCCCGTTCACCGGCATAAAGATTTTAACGAATGGCTAACACCATTTCAGCCCATACGCAATGCATTTGGGATTGTGCTTCACTTATTGAGAAAGAGTGGCAGAACTTTGCAAGTTGTCGCAAATCAAGGTATTTTCCAACAAACAGGTTCGGAATATTCGGCACATATGCTGAGATTGAACTTAAGTGACCAACTGCCTTGTGTGCCTGAAATCAGCGCTAATAAATATGCTCTGAATATCCGCTTCATTCCCACGCAATCGGGTCAAAGAAACAAAGTTTACGAAGGTGATGTCACATTCGAACTCACCTTCTGTAATCTCTAG